CAGGTGAGCGATGGCGCGGTTGCGCTGATTCGTGCTCGACTCGGACGCGTACACTTCGCCGTCCAGCTTGAGCTGGCGCCCGGCGAAGGCGGAAAGGCCGGTGCGCACCAGCTCCCACTTCTCGGCCGTCGTGCGGCCCGGAATCAGCGAGGTGGTGACTACGGCACCCGCGTTGACCATCGGGTTCATCGGGTGCCCGTTGTTCAGCTCGATCGCCATCACGGAGTTGAACCCGAGGCCCGTGTTGTTCACGCCGATGCGGTCCTTGACCGCGGCGTGCCCAAGCTCCTCGCAGACCAGCGCATAGACAAACGCCTTCGAGATCGACTGGATCGAGAACTCGTGGAGGGCATCCCCCGTGTCGTGCACCGATCCGTCGGCTCGGCTAACGGAGATCCCAAAGAGCGACGGGTCGGCCGCGGCCAGCGCCGGAATGTAGTTCGCAAGCTCCCCATCGTCGAGGTCGCGGTAGCGCTCGTATGCGTCGATGGTGAGCGCCTCCACCTTGTCCCAGGCGGGCAGGTCGCCAGTGGATACGCGTTGCGCGACACTGGCTGATTCTGACGTGATCATGGTTCTCCCTCGGCGTGGGGCAAGCTTAGCGTCCGGCAGTATCCTGCCCGCGCGGGTGCCACCGCTCGGTGGGCGCTCGCCGATCTCGGCGAGTCGGGCTACAGTTCGTGACATCGACCTTCCACCACAAGGGAGCCTCATGAGAGCAGCAGTCGTCGACCGGTACGGACCACCCGAGCAGGTCAGGATCACCGAACTGCCCACGCCCGAACCCGGCCCGGGCCAGATTCTCGTGCGCGTTGAGGCCGCTGCCGTCACCTCCGGCGACGCTCGCATGCGCGCGGGTCGGTTCCCGCCCGGGTTTGGGCTTCCCGCCCGCCTCGCGATCGGGCTGCGCGGCCCCCGGGCGAGCGTCCTGGGCGTGGCCGTGTCGGGCCGAATCGAGCGCGTCGGAGCGGACGTCGCCGGGTTCGCCGCGGGCGACGACGTTGCCGGGATGACCGGCATGCGCCTCGGCGGCCACGCGGAGTTCGTCGCGGTGCCGGCGAAGGCGTTCGCGCCAAAACCCCTGGCCGTCAGCCATCCCGATGCCGCGGGCGCACTGTTT
This genomic stretch from Leucobacter sp. CX169 harbors:
- the glsA gene encoding glutaminase A, producing the protein MITSESASVAQRVSTGDLPAWDKVEALTIDAYERYRDLDDGELANYIPALAAADPSLFGISVSRADGSVHDTGDALHEFSIQSISKAFVYALVCEELGHAAVKDRIGVNNTGLGFNSVMAIELNNGHPMNPMVNAGAVVTTSLIPGRTTAEKWELVRTGLSAFAGRQLKLDGEVYASESSTNQRNRAIAHLLESYGRLDADPLEMVDIYTRQCALRVTAHDLAVMGATLADGGVNPVTGEQVVSAAVCRDTLAVLAATGMYERSGEWLFEIGVPAKSGVGGGIVAVSPGKGAIGTFSPPLDSSGASVRGQRAIAYLSRGLGLNLFASSADSSAA